In Kineosporia sp. NBRC 101731, the DNA window CCAGCCCGAGCAGGGAGATCGAGGTCGGCAGCGGACGGGTGGCGAGCTGCTCGGCCGTGAGCCCGCCACAGATGTTCAGCAGGGTGCTGCGGCAGAAGTCCAGATAGCCCTCCAGCATCGGACGGTCCGGCCCCACCAGGGGGCCGTCCTTGATCTCGACCGGGGGAGCTGTCCAGGTAGTCACGGGGTGACTTTCCCAGCACCGTAGGGGCAGCGCGACTCAATATCCGTGACTACCCTCGAAGCCATGAGCAACGTTGCTGACTTCCCGTACTTCGCGTTGTCCGACGATCATCGTGAGCTCCAGGCCGCGGTACGAGAGCTCTGCACCGACAAGATCGCCCCGCACGCCGCCGAGGCCGACCAGAACAGTGAGTTCCCCCGGGCCTCGTACGAGGCCCTGAAGGCGGGTGACTTCCACGCCCCGCACATCCCCGAGGCCTACGAGGGGGTCGGCGCCGACGCCCTGGCCACCTGCCTGGTGATCGAGGAGATCGCCCGGGCCTGCGCCTCCACCTCGCTGATCCCGGCCGTCAACAAGCTCGGCACGCTGCCCCTGATGCTCGGGGCCAGTGAAGAGCTGAAGAAGAAGTACCTGACGCCGGTCGCCACCGGTGAGGCGATGTTCTCCTACGGCCTGTCCGAACGCGAGGCCGGCAGTGACACCGCGAGCATGCGCACCCGGGCCGTGCGCGAGGGTGACGACTGGATCCTCAACGGCCAGAAGAGCTGGATCACCAACGCGGGTGAGAGCAAGTACTACACGGTGCTCGCCGTGACCGACCCGGACGGGCGCCGGGGACGCAACATCGGTGCGTTCGTGGTCGAGACCGGCGACGAGGGTTTCGACTGGGGCAGTAAGGAACGCAAGCTCGGTATCAAGGGCAGTCCCACCCGTGAACTGCACTTCGACAACGTCCGGCTGCCCGGCGACCGGCTGGTCGGGCAGCCCGACGAAGGTCTGCAACTGGCCCTGCGCACCCTCGACCACACCCGTGTCACCATCGGCGCGCAGGCCGTCGGCATCGCCCAGGGCGCCCTCGACTACGCCGTCGGATACATCAAGGAGCGCAAGCAGTTCGGTAAGCACCTGGCCGAGTTCCAGGGGCTCCAGTTCATGCTGGCCGACATGGCGATGGCGGTGGAGTCGGCCCGCCAGATGGTCTACGCGGCCGCGGCCAAGAGCGAGCGGAACGACCCTGATCTGGGGTTCTTCGGGGCCGCCGCGAAGTGCCACGCCTCCGACGTGGCCATGAAGGTCACGGTGGACGCCGTACAGCTGCTGGGTGGCGCGGGTTACGTCTCGGATCATCCGGTGGAGCGGATGATGCGCGACGCGAAGATCACCCAGATCTACGAGGGCACCAACCAGATCCAGCGGCTGGTGATGGCGCGGGCGTTGTTGCGGTAAAGGGGTCGATGGTGGACGAGGGTGCGCACCGGAAGTTTGCCGGTTCGCCTCCCGGATGTCGGTCGGGTTTGAGATGTTTGAGCGAATTGCGCACCATCTTCATCGCCCCCGGAGGCCTTGCATGACCCTGCGCCGAAACCGCCGTCCGTTCACCACACGGGTGGGAACGGTCTCGCTGCTGGCGGTGGGCCTGTCCCCGTTGCTGCTCGCAAGCCCTGCGAACGCCGCGGACGGGCGGGCCACCGCCGCCGTGGTCGGCAACGGCGGCCATCACTACGGCCTCCGGTACAGCGTGGGCGCCGGTGAGCAGAGCACGGTGAACGTGACGCTGCAAGAGGCCGCCGATCACTCAGTCTTCACGTACACGCTCGACGACGTGCTGGAGATCGACGCCGGGCCGTACTGCGCCTACCCCGACCCGGCCGACCTCACCAAGGTCACCTGCGAGCTCGAGAACTTCCTGGGCGATGACCGGGTGGCCAACGACCCGGAGGGCGTGCTGTCGCTCGATGACGGGAACGACTCGGTGACGTTCACCAACCTCACCACCTACGACTTCTCCAGCATCAACCTCGGCAGCGGCGACAACACTTACACCGCAGCCCGTCCCGGCGCGCCCGACGCCTACGTCAGCAGTGAGGCCGGCCAGGACACGATCACGCTCGGCACCGGTGGCTTCACCTCCTCGGGCGGAGGTAACGACGACATCCGGCTGATCGGTGGCGCCGCCACCGTGTACGCGAGTGCGGGCGCCGACGAGGTCCAGGGCGGCACCGGCAACGACGACCTGGACGGCGGCCCGGGAGACGACCTCATCTACGGGAACGACGGGAACGACCACATCACCGGAGCCCAGGACAACGACACCCTGTACGGCGGCCGGGGTGACGACGTCATCTACGGAAACAGCGGAGACGACGTGATCTACGGCAACAGCGGGAACGACGTCATCTCCGGAGGGCCGGGTACGGACACGATTGCGGGCGGCCCGGGCAACAACACGATCACGGACTGACCGCGATCGTCGTCAGCAGCTCTTCCAGGGCAGCCTCGTCCCACAGGTCCACGGGGCGCACGGTCCGGCCGGTCGAGGCGTAGAAGAACGCCGCGCTGACCTGGTCGAGGGGCACCCGGTGCAGCTTCGACCAGGCCAGCCGGTAGACCGCGAGCTGTACCGAGAGCGCCCGCATCTGCTCGTGACCGGGCGGGCGGCCGGTCTTCCAGTCGACCACGTCCCAGCCGCCGTCCGGCCGGCGGAAGACCGCGTCGATCCGGCCTCGCAGCACCACCCCCGCGACCGGTGTCTCGATGTTGACCTCGACCGCCTCGGCCGTGCGCTCGGCCCATTCCGAGGCCAGGAAGTTCGCCTGCAGCGTCTCCAGTTTCGCGTCTTCCAGATCGGCGTCACCGGCGCCGGGCAGGTCATCGATGTCGACCAGGGCCGCCGACCCGAAGCGTCGCTCCAGCCAGGCGTGGAAGGCGCTGCCCCGTCGGGCGTGCGGGCTGGGCTGCTGGGGCATCGGGCGCCGCAGACGCTCCGCCAGGGCCTGGCGGTCGGCGGCCAGGGCCACGGCCCGGGATGCGGACAGGTGCGTGGGCAGCCGCACGGTCAGCTCGCCACTCGCCTGGGCGTCCCGTTCGGCCAGCAGCACCTCGACCTCCCGCGCCCATTCGGCCTCTTCGGTGGTGCGGGGCTCGAGGACGGACGCGCGACGGGAGGCAGCCCGGGGGCCGGGGGCGACGGGCTCACCGGCGCTCAGCGCCCCGGGCTCGCCGTCAGACCGCGAGCTTCCATCGGCCCCCCTCTTCCCACCAGGCCGCTTCCCACCAGGCCGCTCCCCACCATCGACTCGTGCGTCGTCACCCACGCGGCTCCCGGCACCGGCCGCAGCATCCCGAGCATCGAACGGTACGAAATCGTCCGGCGGGGGTTCGAACTCGTCGTCCGGCGCCCAGCTGTCCAGCGGTAGCCACTCCTCCCCCGGGGCCCAGCCGACCTCGGCGCCCCCGAACTCGGTCACCTGGATCCCCGCCGTGCCCAACCCCGACGCATCCACATCGACCGCACCGCGATCGCCCTGATCCGCGTCTACCATTCGGCTCGTGCCGTAGGCCGCCCGGCGCTCGCCGGTCAGTTCCTCGATCGCCAGGCGCACGAGTTCGGCTCCGTCCTCGACGGTTTCGCGCCGACCCTCGAGCGGATCGGGCCAGATCGCCATCCGGCCCTCGATCTCGCGCGGGTTCTCGGCACCCTCGTCGGGCTGGTCGCTCCACAGTCCGATCGCGATCGGCAGTTCACCATTCGGGTTCTGCTGCAGCAGTTCCCGGATCTCCACCAGGAACCGCGAGGGTTCGCGGGGCTTCTTCCCGTCGCCCCAGACCGCCCCGGTGAGCAACAGAGAGTCCTTGGCGCGGGTGGCGGCCACGTAGGCCAGGCGCCGTTCCTCGGCGACCTCGTGCTCACCGCAGTGGTCCATGAAGTGCTTGAGCTCGGTCTCCAGCTCGTCCTGGGTGGTGGCGGCCTGGTAGTTCCATTGCGGCAGCCCGGCGGCGTCGCCCCGCAGCGGGAACGGCACCGCACCGATGTCGGTCAGCCAGCCCTTCGACCGTTTCGGCGCGTTGCCCGACTGCCCGGCCGGAAAGGTGCCCTCGACCATGCCGCAGACCGCGACCACATCCCACTCCAGGCCTTTGGAGCCGTGCACGGTGAGTAGCTGGATCGCGTCCTCATGCTGTTCGACCACCCCGGTGTCGAGGCCGCGCTCGCGGTCTTCGGCGGCGGTGAGCCAGCCCAGGAACGTGCCCAGGGTGGGCCGGTCACCCCCGTCCGCGAACTGCGCCGCGACATCGGCGAAGGCGTCGAGATGGGCGCGGGCGGCCGCCGGGGAGCGGTTCGGCTGGGCCGCCACCTCCACATCGAGCAGCAGGGCACGCTCGGCCTCCAGCACCAGGTCGGGCAGCGGCAGGGCGAGCCGCCCGCGCAGACCCCGCAGCAATCCGGCCAGGCGTTCCAGGCGGCGTCTGCCCTCAGCCGAGATCTGCTGTCCCTGAGGGCCTTCCCATCCGGGCTCGGGCAGCGCGTCGACCGCGTCGACGATGGACTGGTCATCAACGACGTCGACCTGCAAGGTCACCCCGGTCAGCCCGGCCGGAACGTCGATGCGCCCGTTCTCACCCCGCCAGCTCGCGGCCAGCTCACGCGACCAGGCGCCCAGGCCGTCCAGGTCGCGAGGGCCGATGCGCCAGGCCGGGCCGGTGAGCAACCGCATCAGGGCGTCACCGCGGGTCGGGTCGTGCACCACCTCGAGCGCTGCTCGCAGGTCGGCAATCTCGGGCACGTGCAGGAGACCGCCCAGGCCGATCACCTCGACCGGCAGATCGCGGCCCCGCAGCGCGGCCTCGATCAGCGGGAACTGCGCCCGGGCCCGGCAGAGCACGGCCACGGACTGGCGGGAGCCGTCGTCCTTGGGGTGCAGCCAGGCGTACTGGGCGATGTCGGCGATCGCCTTGGCCTCTTCCTCCAGCGTGCCGTGCCATTCCAGGCGCACCCGACCGGGCCCGGCGCCGGGCCGGGCCGTCAGGGGCTGAACGTCGACGGTGAGGTCCGGGTCGCCCCAGATCGGTGTGCGACGCAGAGGATCGGCAAGCTGGTTGGCCACGGCGAGGATGGCCAGGTCGTTGCGCCAGCTGGTGGACAGGTGACGCGTAGCCGCCCGGCCCCCGTCGGCGGCGGGGAAGTCCAGGCCGAAACGCTGCAGGTTGCCGGCCGAGGCACCCCGCCAGGCGTAGATCGACTGGTGCGGGTCACCGACCGCGATCACCGGGTGCCCACCGCCGAACAGTTCCTGCAGGAGCACCACCTGAGCGTGGCTGGTGTCCTGGTACTCGTCGAGCAACACCACCCGGAACCGCTGCCGCTCCACCTCGCCGACCTCAGGCACCGTGCGCGCCAGCTGCGCCGCGAGCGCCACCTGGTCGCCGAAGTCGAGCACCTCCTGCTCGCGCTTGCGGCGCTGGTACGCGTCGACCAGCGGGATCAGGGCGCGGCGGGCCTGCATGCGCTGCCCGATCGCCTTGACGTCGGCCTTCGGCTTGCCCGGCAGCGGGTCGCCCGGGTTCTTCGGCAGCTCACCGATGCGTTCCACGATGCTCTCGGCCACCGCGTCGATCCGGCCGGGATCGAGCAGATGCTCGGCGATCTCCCCGGCCAGCGCCAGCACGGCGTCGACCACGGTGCTGCGCGTGAGCTCGACGCCGGTCATGTCGCCGTCCCAGCGCTCCACCAGTTCGTCGACCAGTTGCCAGCTGCCGGCCTCACCGAGAAGCCTTGCCCCCGGCTCAATCCCGAGCCGCAGAGCGTGGTCGCCGAGCACCGCGG includes these proteins:
- a CDS encoding acyl-CoA dehydrogenase family protein codes for the protein MSNVADFPYFALSDDHRELQAAVRELCTDKIAPHAAEADQNSEFPRASYEALKAGDFHAPHIPEAYEGVGADALATCLVIEEIARACASTSLIPAVNKLGTLPLMLGASEELKKKYLTPVATGEAMFSYGLSEREAGSDTASMRTRAVREGDDWILNGQKSWITNAGESKYYTVLAVTDPDGRRGRNIGAFVVETGDEGFDWGSKERKLGIKGSPTRELHFDNVRLPGDRLVGQPDEGLQLALRTLDHTRVTIGAQAVGIAQGALDYAVGYIKERKQFGKHLAEFQGLQFMLADMAMAVESARQMVYAAAAKSERNDPDLGFFGAAAKCHASDVAMKVTVDAVQLLGGAGYVSDHPVERMMRDAKITQIYEGTNQIQRLVMARALLR
- a CDS encoding ATP-dependent DNA helicase; this translates as MNDEQEGLFGSGEPDDGAEERPTESTEPTGPPSSSRSISSSRPSSPAPSDEQLGFDFDIPVLESPPPSGRRPVGSARTAPRRLISASEIARVLERPEPTPEQVAVIEAPLEPMLVVAGAGSGKTETMAARVVWLVANGMVEPDEVLGLTFTRKAAGELAERIRARLRALHRKGLTPESRPVTVSTYHAYAAAVLGDHALRLGIEPGARLLGEAGSWQLVDELVERWDGDMTGVELTRSTVVDAVLALAGEIAEHLLDPGRIDAVAESIVERIGELPKNPGDPLPGKPKADVKAIGQRMQARRALIPLVDAYQRRKREQEVLDFGDQVALAAQLARTVPEVGEVERQRFRVVLLDEYQDTSHAQVVLLQELFGGGHPVIAVGDPHQSIYAWRGASAGNLQRFGLDFPAADGGRAATRHLSTSWRNDLAILAVANQLADPLRRTPIWGDPDLTVDVQPLTARPGAGPGRVRLEWHGTLEEEAKAIADIAQYAWLHPKDDGSRQSVAVLCRARAQFPLIEAALRGRDLPVEVIGLGGLLHVPEIADLRAALEVVHDPTRGDALMRLLTGPAWRIGPRDLDGLGAWSRELAASWRGENGRIDVPAGLTGVTLQVDVVDDQSIVDAVDALPEPGWEGPQGQQISAEGRRRLERLAGLLRGLRGRLALPLPDLVLEAERALLLDVEVAAQPNRSPAAARAHLDAFADVAAQFADGGDRPTLGTFLGWLTAAEDRERGLDTGVVEQHEDAIQLLTVHGSKGLEWDVVAVCGMVEGTFPAGQSGNAPKRSKGWLTDIGAVPFPLRGDAAGLPQWNYQAATTQDELETELKHFMDHCGEHEVAEERRLAYVAATRAKDSLLLTGAVWGDGKKPREPSRFLVEIRELLQQNPNGELPIAIGLWSDQPDEGAENPREIEGRMAIWPDPLEGRRETVEDGAELVRLAIEELTGERRAAYGTSRMVDADQGDRGAVDVDASGLGTAGIQVTEFGGAEVGWAPGEEWLPLDSWAPDDEFEPPPDDFVPFDARDAAAGAGSRVGDDARVDGGERPGGKRPGGKRGADGSSRSDGEPGALSAGEPVAPGPRAASRRASVLEPRTTEEAEWAREVEVLLAERDAQASGELTVRLPTHLSASRAVALAADRQALAERLRRPMPQQPSPHARRGSAFHAWLERRFGSAALVDIDDLPGAGDADLEDAKLETLQANFLASEWAERTAEAVEVNIETPVAGVVLRGRIDAVFRRPDGGWDVVDWKTGRPPGHEQMRALSVQLAVYRLAWSKLHRVPLDQVSAAFFYASTGRTVRPVDLWDEAALEELLTTIAVSP